In Wolinella succinogenes DSM 1740, a single genomic region encodes these proteins:
- the hemL gene encoding glutamate-1-semialdehyde 2,1-aminomutase, giving the protein MERINSINDFNEAKQVIPGGVNSPVRAFRAVGGTPPFIKEAKGSYLVDEDGNRYIDFVQSWGPLLFGHADLDIQKAVEEAIKRGLSFGAPTTSETLLAKEIIALYEGIEKIRFTSSGTEATMSAIRLARGYTGRDDIIKFEGCYHGHSDALLVQAGSGLATFGNPSSPGVPQSFTKHTLLARYNDLESVRECFKKSSGVACVILEPIAGNMGLVPATQEFIQGLRKLCDEQGSVLIFDEVMSGFRASFGGAQALYGVIPDMATFGKVIGGGMPVGAFGGRSDIMACLSPEGAVYQAGTLSGNPVAMAAGIASIRKIKQGGEALFSRLESLALRLMEGFKKCAQKHQIPLQTTVRGSMFGFFFNHAPVSNFEEALQSDTALFAKFHQAMLERGVYLACSQFETGFICASMDESLVDEVIAKIDEALEEIGRG; this is encoded by the coding sequence ATGGAAAGAATCAATAGCATCAACGATTTCAATGAGGCCAAGCAGGTGATTCCCGGCGGAGTCAATTCACCCGTGCGAGCCTTTAGAGCCGTGGGAGGCACTCCCCCCTTCATCAAAGAGGCCAAAGGCTCCTATCTTGTGGATGAAGATGGGAATCGCTACATCGACTTTGTCCAAAGCTGGGGCCCGCTCCTCTTTGGGCACGCCGATTTGGATATCCAAAAGGCCGTGGAGGAGGCCATAAAGCGAGGCCTTAGCTTCGGTGCTCCCACCACCTCTGAGACCCTCCTTGCCAAAGAGATCATCGCGCTTTATGAAGGAATCGAGAAGATTCGCTTCACCAGCAGCGGCACCGAGGCGACCATGAGCGCCATTCGACTGGCTAGAGGCTACACGGGGAGAGATGATATCATCAAGTTTGAGGGGTGCTACCACGGTCATAGTGATGCCCTTTTGGTGCAGGCAGGAAGTGGCCTGGCTACTTTTGGGAATCCAAGCTCTCCGGGCGTGCCTCAAAGCTTCACCAAGCACACCCTCCTAGCCCGTTACAACGACCTAGAGAGCGTAAGGGAGTGCTTCAAAAAGAGCTCTGGTGTGGCTTGTGTGATCCTAGAGCCTATCGCGGGCAATATGGGGCTCGTCCCTGCAACCCAGGAGTTCATCCAAGGCCTTCGCAAGCTTTGTGATGAGCAGGGAAGCGTGCTCATCTTTGATGAGGTGATGAGTGGCTTTCGCGCCTCTTTTGGAGGGGCTCAAGCTCTTTATGGCGTGATTCCCGATATGGCGACCTTTGGAAAAGTGATCGGCGGAGGAATGCCCGTGGGCGCTTTTGGAGGGCGAAGCGACATCATGGCGTGCCTAAGCCCCGAAGGAGCGGTCTATCAAGCTGGAACACTAAGCGGAAACCCTGTTGCCATGGCAGCAGGAATCGCCTCGATTCGCAAGATCAAGCAAGGAGGAGAGGCGCTCTTTTCGCGACTAGAGAGTCTGGCGCTTCGCCTCATGGAGGGCTTTAAAAAGTGTGCCCAAAAACATCAGATTCCCCTCCAAACAACCGTGAGGGGGAGTATGTTTGGCTTCTTTTTCAATCACGCTCCCGTGAGCAACTTTGAAGAGGCGCTCCAATCTGACACCGCACTCTTTGCGAAGTTTCATCAAGCGATGCTAGAGAGAGGCGTCTATCTGGCTTGCTCCCAATTTGAGACGGGCTTTATCTGCGCGAGCATGGACGAATCCCTTGTGGATGAGGTGATCGCTAAAATCGATGAGGCCTTAGAGGAGATTGGGCGTGGCTGA
- a CDS encoding AtpZ/AtpI family protein encodes MAEEKKPHEPKYKEAVMGFSQLALGFSVVIAIAIGVGVGLLLRKWFGYEWLLWLGVFWGVSAGGLNIYKAYKQQFREMEKLKDDPKYSYKNPKDSTPS; translated from the coding sequence GTGGCTGAAGAGAAAAAACCTCACGAACCCAAATACAAAGAGGCGGTGATGGGCTTTAGCCAGCTCGCCTTGGGCTTCTCCGTGGTTATCGCCATCGCCATTGGGGTGGGTGTTGGCCTGCTTTTGAGGAAGTGGTTTGGCTATGAGTGGCTCTTGTGGCTTGGAGTTTTTTGGGGGGTGAGCGCGGGAGGACTCAATATCTACAAAGCCTACAAACAGCAATTTAGAGAGATGGAAAAGCTCAAAGACGATCCCAAATATAGCTACAAGAATCCCAAGGATTCCACCCCCTCATGA
- the rpoD gene encoding RNA polymerase sigma factor RpoD, which yields MSAKNLTQELENLFKKSEAKYVSYEKIVQTFPKPPTAAQAKKVHELSVKYDKMLLSASEVAKLLNREEEKKIEDEKKRLLDEELEDEFDFMKERELLEWSRSDSPVRMYLREMGQIPLLTKDEEIELSKNIELGENIILDAICSVPYLIDFILDYKEALINRERRVKELFKSFEDEEGGEEEEDEEVEEEADEEGEESKKPISKKDQKRVEKVLVSFKALEKAKKDWLKTLEGGAAQEEEGEFVELLHLLTLAYKKQTLKERLLDLGPTSKLINELVKAMENTLRNDEGFDRELKRLEYKLPLFNETLLENHQKILENITEMSKNDIASAVPEATMVSTYMEIKKLFQTKQASEESFDLEPEKLKEILEQIKRGKDIADKAKTKMAKSNLRLVVSIAKRYTNRGLPFLDLIQEGNIGLMKAVDKFEYKKGYKFSTYATWWIRQAISRAIADQARTIRIPIHMIETINRINKIIRKYLQEEGKEPDVETISEEVGLPVDKVKNVIKITKEPISLEAPIGSDEDGKFGDFVEDKSSVGPMDHILKEDLKTQIDEVLDQLNEREKAVIRMRFGLLEDESDRTLEEIGKELNVTRERVRQIESSAIKKLKHPKVGRKLKNYIED from the coding sequence ATGTCCGCCAAAAATTTAACCCAAGAGCTTGAGAATCTGTTCAAGAAATCGGAAGCCAAATACGTTTCCTATGAAAAAATTGTCCAGACCTTCCCCAAGCCACCGACGGCCGCGCAAGCCAAGAAGGTGCATGAGCTCTCTGTCAAATATGACAAGATGCTCCTTAGTGCCTCAGAGGTCGCTAAGCTTCTCAATCGCGAAGAAGAGAAGAAAATTGAAGATGAGAAGAAACGGCTCCTAGATGAGGAGCTAGAGGATGAGTTTGACTTCATGAAGGAGCGCGAGCTTTTAGAGTGGAGTCGGAGTGATAGCCCTGTGCGGATGTATCTGCGCGAAATGGGACAAATCCCTCTTCTCACCAAGGATGAGGAGATTGAGCTCTCCAAGAATATTGAGCTGGGCGAAAACATCATCCTGGATGCGATCTGCTCTGTCCCCTACCTAATTGACTTTATTTTGGACTACAAAGAGGCGCTTATCAATCGTGAACGCCGCGTCAAAGAGCTCTTTAAGAGTTTTGAAGATGAAGAGGGCGGTGAAGAAGAGGAAGATGAAGAGGTCGAAGAAGAGGCTGATGAAGAGGGCGAGGAGAGCAAAAAGCCCATCAGCAAAAAAGATCAAAAGCGCGTGGAAAAAGTGCTCGTGAGTTTCAAGGCGCTAGAGAAGGCTAAAAAAGATTGGCTCAAAACCCTAGAAGGAGGGGCTGCGCAAGAGGAGGAGGGAGAGTTTGTAGAGCTCTTGCACCTGCTCACGCTCGCCTATAAAAAGCAGACTCTCAAAGAGCGACTCCTTGATCTTGGACCCACCAGCAAACTGATCAATGAGCTCGTCAAGGCGATGGAAAACACCCTTCGCAATGATGAGGGCTTTGATCGAGAGTTAAAGCGTCTTGAATACAAGCTCCCCCTCTTTAATGAGACCCTTTTAGAGAATCACCAAAAGATTCTAGAAAACATCACTGAAATGAGCAAAAATGACATTGCTAGCGCTGTGCCTGAAGCGACCATGGTCTCCACCTATATGGAGATCAAGAAGCTCTTTCAGACCAAGCAGGCAAGTGAAGAGAGCTTTGATTTAGAGCCTGAAAAGCTCAAAGAGATATTGGAACAGATCAAGCGAGGTAAGGATATTGCCGACAAAGCCAAGACCAAGATGGCCAAGTCCAACCTTCGTCTAGTGGTCTCCATTGCCAAGCGATACACCAACCGCGGCCTACCGTTTCTTGATCTTATTCAAGAGGGCAACATTGGCCTCATGAAGGCAGTCGATAAGTTCGAGTATAAAAAAGGCTATAAGTTCTCGACCTATGCAACTTGGTGGATTCGCCAAGCGATTTCACGAGCCATTGCCGATCAGGCGCGCACCATTCGGATTCCTATCCATATGATTGAGACGATCAACCGAATCAATAAAATCATCCGCAAATACCTCCAAGAGGAGGGCAAAGAGCCTGATGTGGAGACCATCTCCGAAGAGGTAGGTTTGCCTGTGGATAAGGTGAAGAATGTGATCAAAATCACCAAGGAACCCATCAGCCTTGAGGCACCCATCGGGAGTGATGAAGATGGGAAGTTTGGGGATTTTGTCGAGGACAAGAGCTCTGTTGGTCCCATGGATCATATTCTCAAAGAGGATCTTAAGACGCAGATTGATGAGGTGCTAGATCAGCTCAATGAGCGTGAGAAGGCAGTCATTCGGATGCGATTTGGATTGCTTGAAGATGAATCCGATCGCACTCTAGAAGAGATTGGCAAAGAGCTCAATGTCACTAGAGAGCGCGTCAGACAGATTGAGAGTAGCGCCATCAAAAAGCTCAAGCACCCCAAAGTGGGACGAAAGCTCAAGAACTACATCGAAGATTGA
- a CDS encoding carbon-nitrogen hydrolase family protein, whose amino-acid sequence MKVAALQLGSMALGDAKLDYYWRICASKGVKILLLGEYVLNLFFKEIENLPSNMVAEQSERHLESIREFSKIYSTILIAPLVIFKKGKLYKSLVIASKGEVQFYHQQRLIPFDHWNEARFFANSLPKSPKNPPVFEIDGIKIAPLFGYEAHFDEFWLKFKRLDVDLALIPSASTFDSLNRWREMLKTRAFLNSCYILRANRVGEYQMESSTWKFYGDTLWVKPNGEIEDSLGEKEELLLGELDQGYLEEIRRSWAFR is encoded by the coding sequence ATGAAAGTCGCCGCGCTTCAGCTAGGCTCTATGGCCTTGGGAGATGCCAAACTTGACTATTATTGGAGAATATGCGCCTCCAAAGGAGTGAAGATTCTTCTTTTGGGCGAGTATGTGCTCAATCTTTTTTTCAAAGAGATTGAGAATCTCCCCTCTAATATGGTGGCAGAGCAGAGCGAGCGCCATCTAGAGAGCATCCGCGAGTTTTCTAAAATCTACTCCACGATTCTCATCGCACCTCTGGTGATTTTTAAAAAAGGCAAGCTTTATAAGAGCCTAGTGATCGCCTCTAAGGGGGAGGTGCAGTTTTATCATCAGCAACGACTGATTCCTTTTGATCACTGGAATGAGGCACGCTTTTTTGCCAATAGCCTGCCCAAAAGCCCGAAAAATCCTCCCGTTTTTGAGATCGATGGAATCAAGATTGCACCCCTTTTTGGCTATGAAGCTCACTTTGATGAGTTTTGGCTCAAATTCAAGCGCCTTGATGTTGATCTTGCCCTCATCCCCTCTGCCTCTACTTTTGATTCGCTCAATCGTTGGCGAGAGATGCTCAAAACACGCGCTTTTTTGAATAGTTGTTATATTTTGCGCGCCAATAGGGTGGGTGAGTATCAGATGGAGAGCTCCACTTGGAAATTCTACGGGGACACCCTTTGGGTGAAGCCCAATGGCGAAATTGAGGATAGCCTAGGAGAGAAAGAGGAGCTTTTGCTTGGAGAGCTGGATCAAGGCTATTTAGAGGAGATTCGGCGGAGCTGGGCTTTTCGATAA
- the xseB gene encoding exodeoxyribonuclease VII small subunit: MEKFETKIEKAKAILERLLEPDVSLEESLKLYKEGAGSLKEAQKMLEEAKLLYEEMQEKNTQEEPS; encoded by the coding sequence ATGGAGAAATTTGAGACCAAGATAGAAAAGGCCAAAGCCATCTTGGAGCGTCTCTTGGAGCCTGATGTGAGCCTAGAGGAGAGCTTGAAGCTCTACAAAGAGGGGGCGGGAAGCCTCAAGGAGGCGCAAAAGATGCTCGAAGAGGCGAAGCTTCTTTATGAGGAGATGCAAGAGAAGAACACCCAAGAGGAGCCCTCATGA
- the metX gene encoding homoserine O-acetyltransferase MetX, translating to MEISTQTQRFTNPLYLESGRIIEPYELIYETYGELNEQKSNVVVITHALSGSHHAAGFYEGDKKPGWWDSLIGEGKSVDTSRYFVICVNVIGSCFGSTGPMSPMYPSLNPYRFRFPVVTIRDMVRAQKILFGMLGIDRVKAIIGGSMGGMQALVFAVDYPNFAEHIIPMATTHATRPAVIAANKIMSEAIRSDPAFREGNYDPRKIQEEGCAGLSVARMLGFMHYLSPRAMEQKFGRNYVQNDGLYELFGRFEVERYLEYNGYNFPKYFDPLSYLYIIKAISIFDLSFGFDSLAEALERVKSHLHLIPFSGDRMFFSEEMGEIEQAMREAGKGHLCSLYEVESDYGHDSFLVEVEKYGDYVREILS from the coding sequence GTGGAAATCTCAACCCAAACCCAGCGCTTCACCAACCCTCTCTATCTGGAGAGTGGGCGAATCATTGAGCCTTATGAGCTCATTTATGAGACCTATGGGGAGCTTAATGAACAGAAGAGCAATGTGGTCGTCATCACCCATGCCCTCTCAGGCTCGCACCATGCGGCGGGGTTTTATGAGGGGGATAAGAAGCCTGGTTGGTGGGATAGTCTCATTGGCGAGGGTAAAAGCGTGGATACAAGCCGATACTTTGTCATCTGTGTCAATGTGATTGGGAGTTGTTTTGGCTCTACAGGCCCTATGTCTCCGATGTATCCAAGTCTTAATCCCTATCGATTCCGATTCCCCGTGGTGACGATTCGAGACATGGTTCGGGCGCAAAAGATTCTCTTTGGGATGCTAGGGATTGATCGTGTTAAGGCGATCATCGGGGGGAGTATGGGAGGAATGCAGGCGTTAGTCTTTGCCGTCGATTACCCCAACTTTGCGGAGCACATCATCCCCATGGCGACCACGCACGCCACTAGGCCTGCCGTGATTGCTGCGAACAAAATCATGTCAGAGGCGATTCGGAGCGACCCTGCTTTTAGAGAGGGTAATTATGATCCCCGAAAAATTCAAGAAGAGGGGTGCGCAGGGCTCTCGGTGGCTAGGATGCTTGGCTTCATGCACTACCTCTCCCCTAGGGCAATGGAGCAGAAGTTTGGGCGTAACTATGTCCAAAATGACGGTCTTTACGAGCTTTTTGGGCGTTTTGAAGTGGAGCGCTATTTGGAATATAATGGCTACAATTTTCCCAAATATTTTGACCCGTTGAGCTATCTTTATATCATTAAAGCCATCAGTATTTTTGATCTCTCTTTCGGGTTTGATTCCTTGGCAGAGGCGTTAGAGCGGGTCAAGAGCCATCTCCATCTCATCCCTTTTAGTGGAGATAGGATGTTTTTTTCCGAAGAGATGGGGGAGATTGAGCAGGCCATGAGAGAAGCGGGAAAAGGTCATTTGTGCTCCTTGTATGAGGTGGAGAGTGACTACGGGCATGACAGTTTTTTGGTTGAAGTGGAAAAGTATGGCGATTATGTTCGAGAAATCTTGAGCTAA
- a CDS encoding O-acetylhomoserine aminocarboxypropyltransferase/cysteine synthase family protein, translating into MHPKTLAIQAGYEKGKGEKSIAVPIYQTTAYKFDDTEHGANLFDLKELGNIYTRIMNPTTDVLEKRVALLEGGVAALASASGMASIFYAVANLAQSGENIIATTQLYGGTLNQFTHTLSRFGIEVRFFDGNHPQEARALIDSKSRALFFESLTNPSIDVPEIDTLAKIADEYGIVSIVDNTVATPAICRPIEHGVDVVVHSASKYMGGQGLAIGGVLVESARVAEKLRGNPRYPHFNTPDPSYHGLVYASAPLPPFVLRARLALLRDIGATLSPFDSWLFIQGIETLSVRMREHSLSAMKIAHYLQNHPKVQAVYYPGLESDKNHANAVKYFDEGMFSGLLSFEVGDFELAQKIADSVKIFTLATNIGDTKSIITHSASTTHRQVSAEGLKKAGVTPGLVRLSIGLEDYRDLIEDLAQAIDG; encoded by the coding sequence ATGCATCCAAAGACGCTCGCGATTCAGGCGGGATATGAGAAGGGAAAAGGGGAGAAGAGCATCGCAGTGCCGATCTATCAAACCACCGCCTATAAGTTTGATGACACCGAGCATGGGGCGAATCTCTTTGACCTCAAAGAGCTTGGCAACATCTACACTCGCATCATGAATCCCACTACAGATGTTCTAGAGAAGCGCGTGGCGCTTCTTGAGGGCGGAGTGGCGGCTTTGGCAAGTGCGAGCGGGATGGCGTCGATCTTTTATGCAGTAGCGAATCTCGCCCAAAGCGGAGAGAATATCATCGCCACCACTCAGCTCTATGGCGGAACGCTCAATCAATTTACCCACACGCTCTCCCGCTTTGGAATCGAGGTGCGCTTCTTTGATGGGAATCACCCCCAAGAGGCGCGAGCGCTGATTGATTCAAAGAGCCGCGCCCTCTTTTTTGAATCGCTCACCAACCCAAGCATTGATGTGCCCGAGATTGACACTCTGGCAAAAATCGCGGATGAGTATGGAATCGTCTCAATTGTGGATAACACCGTGGCCACTCCCGCGATCTGCCGACCCATTGAGCATGGGGTGGATGTGGTGGTGCACTCCGCCTCTAAATATATGGGCGGGCAAGGGCTAGCCATCGGAGGAGTTTTGGTGGAGAGCGCCAGAGTCGCGGAGAAGCTACGAGGGAATCCTCGCTATCCGCACTTCAATACTCCCGATCCTAGCTATCATGGACTAGTTTATGCAAGCGCTCCTCTACCTCCTTTTGTGTTAAGGGCGAGGCTCGCACTTCTTCGAGATATTGGTGCGACGCTCTCTCCTTTTGATTCTTGGCTCTTCATCCAAGGAATCGAGACCTTGAGCGTGCGCATGAGAGAACACTCTTTGAGCGCCATGAAGATCGCACACTACCTCCAAAATCACCCCAAAGTTCAAGCGGTCTATTATCCCGGCCTAGAGAGCGACAAGAATCACGCCAATGCGGTGAAATATTTTGATGAGGGGATGTTTAGCGGATTGCTAAGCTTTGAAGTGGGAGATTTTGAACTCGCCCAAAAGATCGCTGATAGCGTGAAAATCTTCACGCTTGCCACCAATATCGGTGACACCAAATCGATCATCACCCACTCAGCCAGCACCACTCATCGCCAAGTCTCCGCGGAGGGACTTAAAAAAGCAGGCGTGACACCGGGGCTTGTGCGTCTTAGTATTGGACTAGAGGATTATCGAGATTTGATTGAGGATTTGGCACAGGCCATTGATGGATAG
- the guaB gene encoding IMP dehydrogenase has product MKIRKRALTFEDVLLIPKYSEVLPKEVNLSSKLTRHIDLNAPIISAAMDTVTEYRAAIAMARLGGIGVIHKNMDIEAQVEQVKKVKKSESGVIIDPIYISPENTLAQAKALTDNYKISGVPVVDKEGILIGILTNRDVRFETDLSRLVGEVMTKAPLIVGKVGTSLEEAREIMHQHKIEKLPIVNEKGILKGLITIKDIQKRIEYPNSNKDDFGRLRVAAAIGVNQLDRAKALVDAGVDVLVLDSAHGHSKGIIETVKKVKEQLVVDIIAGNIATAEAAEALIAAGADGIKVGIGPGSICTTRIVAGVGVPQVSAIDEVAQVAKKHGVPVCADGGIKYSGDVAKALAVGASSVMIGSLLAGTEESPGDMVIFQGRQYKSYRGMGSIGAMNKGSTDRYFQEGTAADKLVPEGIEGRVPYRGKMGDVIHQMLGGLRASMGYLGAKDIPTLWEQAEFVEITSAGLRESHVHDVVITQEAPNYHV; this is encoded by the coding sequence ATGAAGATTAGAAAAAGAGCCCTAACATTTGAAGATGTACTGTTGATACCTAAGTATTCCGAAGTTTTACCCAAGGAGGTGAACCTCTCCTCCAAGCTCACCCGACATATTGACCTCAACGCTCCCATTATCTCCGCCGCGATGGACACAGTCACGGAGTATCGTGCCGCCATTGCCATGGCGCGTCTTGGGGGGATTGGTGTGATCCACAAAAATATGGATATTGAGGCTCAGGTGGAGCAGGTGAAAAAGGTTAAAAAGAGTGAGAGCGGAGTGATTATCGACCCTATCTATATCAGCCCTGAAAACACCCTCGCCCAAGCTAAAGCCCTCACGGATAACTACAAAATCTCAGGTGTTCCCGTGGTGGACAAGGAGGGGATACTGATTGGAATCCTCACCAATCGAGATGTTCGATTCGAGACGGACTTAAGCCGCTTGGTGGGCGAAGTGATGACCAAAGCTCCTCTGATTGTAGGCAAAGTGGGCACAAGCCTTGAAGAGGCACGAGAGATCATGCACCAGCATAAAATCGAAAAGCTTCCCATCGTGAATGAAAAGGGAATCCTCAAAGGACTTATCACAATTAAAGATATTCAAAAGAGGATCGAATACCCCAACTCCAATAAAGATGATTTTGGTCGTCTTCGTGTGGCCGCAGCGATTGGGGTGAATCAGCTTGATCGCGCCAAGGCGCTTGTGGATGCGGGTGTGGATGTGCTAGTGCTAGATAGTGCGCATGGACACTCCAAGGGAATCATCGAAACCGTGAAGAAGGTCAAGGAGCAGTTGGTCGTGGATATTATCGCGGGCAACATCGCTACAGCTGAGGCTGCAGAGGCGCTTATTGCGGCGGGTGCGGATGGCATCAAGGTAGGGATTGGGCCAGGAAGTATCTGCACCACGAGAATCGTTGCAGGCGTAGGTGTTCCTCAGGTGAGCGCGATTGATGAGGTGGCGCAGGTGGCCAAAAAACATGGCGTGCCCGTGTGCGCCGATGGGGGAATCAAATACTCCGGTGATGTGGCCAAGGCCTTGGCGGTGGGAGCGAGCTCGGTGATGATTGGGAGCTTGCTTGCAGGGACTGAAGAATCTCCTGGTGACATGGTGATCTTCCAAGGGCGACAGTACAAATCCTATCGAGGCATGGGAAGCATTGGCGCGATGAACAAAGGGAGCACGGATCGCTACTTCCAAGAGGGAACCGCGGCGGATAAGCTTGTGCCAGAGGGAATCGAGGGAAGAGTTCCTTATCGGGGCAAAATGGGAGATGTGATTCATCAGATGCTAGGGGGGCTTCGTGCCTCCATGGGCTACCTTGGAGCCAAAGATATTCCCACGCTTTGGGAGCAGGCAGAGTTTGTAGAGATCACCTCAGCAGGCCTTAGAGAATCGCACGTCCATGATGTGGTGATCACTCAAGAAGCCCCCAATTATCACGTTTAA
- the gatA gene encoding Asp-tRNA(Asn)/Glu-tRNA(Gln) amidotransferase subunit GatA — protein sequence MITLKQAMELAPQALSEIKTEIRKKVSESSLNAYVGEIRDSLEGGIPILVKDNINVKGSELTCGSKILEGYVAPYNATVIEKLHAQGMSAFGRSNMDEFAMGSTTESSAHGKTLNPVDSSRVPGGSSGGSASAVAGGLAIAALGSDTGGSIRQPAAFCGCVGLKPTYGRVSRYGLVAYASSLDQIGPITQNVEDAAILFDAISGHDGRDSTSASLAPTQTHKALDANKKQTIAILPDLLKEASKPIQEAYFETVKILESEGHKIVEKSMLNTAYHISAYYVLCTAEASSNLARFDGVRYGRRAEAQNLKELYIKSRTEGFGEEVKRRILLGSFVLSSGYYDAYYLKAQKVRHLIKNQYDEIFKDCDLVLSPVAPTVAPKFGSTSTPLEMYLGDIYTISINLAGLPALSLPVGKSEEGLPVGMQLIGKAFGEQSVLDGALSLERAIGFAL from the coding sequence ATGATAACACTCAAACAAGCGATGGAGCTAGCTCCTCAGGCACTTAGCGAAATCAAAACAGAGATTAGAAAAAAGGTGAGCGAAAGTAGCTTGAATGCCTATGTGGGTGAGATTCGAGATAGCCTAGAGGGCGGGATTCCCATCCTTGTGAAAGACAATATCAATGTCAAAGGGAGCGAGCTCACTTGCGGAAGCAAAATCTTAGAGGGTTATGTCGCCCCCTACAACGCCACGGTCATCGAGAAACTCCACGCCCAAGGGATGAGTGCCTTTGGTCGCTCCAATATGGACGAGTTTGCCATGGGGAGCACCACGGAGAGCAGTGCGCATGGCAAGACACTCAACCCCGTTGATTCCTCTAGGGTGCCTGGGGGTAGTAGCGGAGGGAGCGCGAGTGCGGTGGCAGGTGGATTGGCGATCGCTGCTTTGGGAAGTGATACGGGCGGCTCCATCCGCCAGCCAGCCGCTTTTTGTGGATGCGTGGGGCTCAAGCCCACCTATGGACGCGTGAGTCGATATGGCTTGGTGGCCTATGCCTCTAGCTTGGATCAGATTGGACCCATCACCCAAAATGTCGAAGATGCGGCGATTCTCTTTGATGCAATTTCAGGACATGATGGGCGTGATAGCACGAGTGCCTCCTTGGCACCCACCCAGACGCACAAGGCGCTAGACGCTAACAAAAAACAGACCATCGCCATCTTACCAGACCTTCTTAAAGAGGCCTCCAAGCCCATTCAAGAGGCCTATTTTGAGACGGTGAAGATTTTAGAGAGCGAGGGGCATAAAATCGTTGAAAAGAGTATGCTCAACACTGCCTATCACATCTCCGCCTATTATGTGCTATGCACCGCTGAGGCAAGCTCTAACTTGGCGCGTTTTGATGGGGTGCGCTATGGTCGGAGGGCTGAGGCACAAAACCTTAAAGAGCTCTACATCAAAAGCCGCACCGAGGGCTTTGGCGAAGAGGTGAAGCGGCGAATCCTGCTGGGAAGCTTTGTTCTTAGCAGTGGCTACTATGATGCCTACTATCTCAAAGCCCAAAAGGTGCGGCACCTCATCAAGAATCAATATGATGAGATTTTCAAAGATTGCGATCTTGTGCTAAGCCCTGTTGCCCCCACGGTTGCGCCAAAGTTTGGAAGCACAAGCACGCCTTTGGAGATGTATTTGGGCGACATCTACACTATTAGCATCAACCTCGCAGGTCTTCCCGCGCTCTCTTTGCCTGTGGGCAAGAGTGAGGAGGGGCTACCTGTAGGGATGCAACTCATTGGAAAGGCATTTGGTGAGCAGAGCGTGCTAGATGGAGCCCTCTCATTGGAGCGAGCCATCGGCTTTGCGCTGTAA